The Cydia pomonella isolate Wapato2018A unplaced genomic scaffold, ilCydPomo1 PGA_scaffold_59, whole genome shotgun sequence genome contains the following window.
TAATGTTGGAATAATTGTATGGATTGTCGATAAATTACACAAAAACCAGTTGAAGCCTACATTTTTCTTGCTGGCAGATTGTAACTTTTTGTAAGTTTCTATAttttcgaatttaaactgtcgtgagatataataacattatgtaaGCTAATCTCGCGGCTTTACTTACATCAGTCAGTTTCTACATTTTATAGGCATTTTATACCTCATGCGACGTCAGCTTCGGTGGTGCAGTGGCGTTTCGCGGATGAACGACCAGCGACTGGCTAAGCGCATCTTTATTCTGAGCTTGAGGAGGGCAAGCGGAAACAGGGTGGCCAATTCCTCAGATGTGCTTAAGCGGCACATGAAAAAGTGTCGTATAGAGCCCTCGCGATGGGAGCAGCAGGCAGCCATATGAACGGAATGGCGGAAAAGAACGGAATTAAATGTCAGAGTGGTTGAATTTGAATCATGACGGCGCTTAGAGCTGGAAGCCAAGCGCGACTACGTAAAAGCCAGACCACCTGCGGCAATACGTTATAATTACACAAATGGTGTGCTCACATGCCCGCAATGTTCGCGAACTTTCGGTAACAAggtcggctacgtcagccatttgcgagcacaccagagacagcaacggagttgatagcagtcgccgtggccgaatcggCCGTGGAGAGTATTATTACATTTCATAGTATTTTTCATACCGCGGTGACAGCTGccattttaatacaatttataaccttaaaactgTTATCGTACCCAAGCTTAAGCTTTTGGCTCTTGGCTTTGGCTCTTTGAGATTGCAATACCGTAGTTAAGtacgttttattatatttcgtgaaaaaaacaaaagaacagtgaccctagtgtaaatttattcgatagcaaaacgtgacgtacgcgtttgcgtaaagtctcattttgtatgggattttgagtttccaaaacgtcccgcttggcgcgctgtttctaaatcccatactaaatgagacaacgcaaacgcgtacgtcacgttacgaaatcgaataaatttacactaggggttcaggtACTTAGAACAATAAAGCTACAAccaaaattttcataaattatactTATCCAGGTATTTATACTTTAACTTCTTGACAAGTGTTTAAGTAGCGATATAATTTAACAGAGATTCAACATTTTATCTTCAATTTAGTGTTTTTGTTTTCAACAAGGTTAAACAGGGTTACATCTGCCCGAATTGCGCCTCTAGGCTACCAAGTCTCAAACAACCAAGTGAACAATAAGGACTGGAAATGTACCATCAGTCGTAAAAGtacatggcgactttatcaatgaattaattcataatttctccatgcaatttcgcagctcactgtacattcCCAAAGCAGGACCGGCCAAGAAAAGTAAGATTATACATAGTAAAAAATAGTTCTGAGATAGTTAATAGCAGATCCACTTAACTGACACTACActtattatatttgttaaacTGGAAAACTGTAATTATTAAAGACGTTCAACGAGGTGGCTCGACGAACTCCGCAAACAGTGTCGGATCTTAACTACTCTTATGACTAAAGGGAAATAATGCATAGCTTTTCTTTTAGAACAAAGAAATTACGCAAATTTGGCTACACATATCACAAGTGAACGCTTACTGGCGACATAGACTACATATGTACACATAATTGAAGATATTCCCTGTAGCGAGGGGGCCGCGGCTGTAGCCCGCTTATTTGCGACGCGCTGGATCGAGCGCAGCGGCGGGTGTGCGGCGCGCTCGCAAATTATGCAGCAGCGCACGTAGTTGGTGCACGTGCATGCGGGTCACGCTCGGGTCGGCACTCGCCTCCAGCCACGCCAGGAACTTGTCGCCGTGCTCCAGCACCTCGGCCGCGCCCGCCTCCCACTCTCCGGGCAACGCAGCCGCGGCTCGCGCGTCCGCCGTGCCATTGTTGAACAGTAAACTGTCGAGCACGGTGCGTGCATTGGCCTGGCTCTTGTTTTCGACGGGCTCCTTGTTCTCAGCACCTGTGCCGGGGCTTGCGGCTGGCTCAGCCACGCGCACCGATTCGCCGCTCGGTTCTCGCACTTCACCATTCTGCGGGGGCTGCACTGGGCTCCTCGTGCTAGCTCGCTCCTCCTCGGTTTTCCCTTTCGTTAGGTGCGAGTATAGGATATTCTCTGATGTCTTATCTTTTGGTACCTGTGAGGCCGACTTGAGCTTGTCTTCCGGCAGAGGCATCGCCCCGCCGAACTGTTTGTAATACTGCCACAGCCAAGAGTTCCTATTATAGTCAAGGTGTGAACTGATAGGGACCGTTGGCGCAACGGGTTTTGGTGGAAGGCTCGGTTCGCTCTTGCCGAGGGTTAGAGGGTGGGCCGCCGTGGTCTGCGATGTGAGGTCGAGCATGGCCTGCTGGGTCTTGAGCCAATACCATAGGGAGTCATCGACCGGCTGGTTAGCGGTGGTGGAAGAGACGTGGTGACTTGATTTGGAGCTGTGTCGCGAATACGGGTCTGAGTGAGAGTAGTGGTGGGTCTTGCTACGGTGCTTGCTCGGTTCGTTCAGGTTGAGGACTCCGTTGTGCGCGGGTTTGGGCGAGCGCACAGAGCGTAATGCGCGACTTGCGGGTTGCGCGGACAGCGCCGATATGCCCGGGTTCAGCTGCGCCAGAAGCGTCAAATTGGTGGCGATCTCATTGAAGCTGAGACCGAGATGTGAATGTGCAAGACCAGGCAGGTGCGCGAGGCCGGATAGCGGGCTGATGGCACTCATGGAGACGCTAGCACCGGGGTCGGGCCTGCGGTCGCGGGGCGATGGAGGAGCGGGGGCGGGATCTGCGCGGCGGGTAGTCAGCTCGACAGGAGCATCAATGGGCGGTGAGGGGTGCGGGGCGTGCGCGGGTGCCGGTGCCGGTGCCGGAGCCGAGAGGTCGAGGCCGGCGTGAGGCAGCGGCGCAGGCGAAGTCGCGGCGGGCGACTCGGTGCGCGCACGTTTTTCCAGCGGCTCAGTGTCGCTGCTCTTGTCGGTGTCAGGCGAGGACAATCGCGATGTCATGTAGCGCAGCTTGTCCTCGTTCTTGCACCACCCGCGTAGCGTGGACTCGGGCGTTCGCACGGTGTAATACATCAGTTAAATTGACGCTCTTTAGAGCTTACTGTCAGACTTTTTACatgtgcagcctgtgggtgaagtttacacaattttttttttacttttcgcggaggtacacctccaaaaaaaatatgcatgagtag
Protein-coding sequences here:
- the LOC133534134 gene encoding protein distal antenna-like, whose translation is MYYTVRTPESTLRGWCKNEDKLRYMTSRLSSPDTDKSSDTEPLEKRARTESPAATSPAPLPHAGLDLSAPAPAPAPAHAPHPSPPIDAPVELTTRRADPAPAPPSPRDRRPDPGASVSMSAISPLSGLAHLPGLAHSHLGLSFNEIATNLTLLAQLNPGISALSAQPASRALRSVRSPKPAHNGVLNLNEPSKHRSKTHHYSHSDPYSRHSSKSSHHVSSTTANQPVDDSLWYWLKTQQAMLDLTSQTTAAHPLTLGKSEPSLPPKPVAPTVPISSHLDYNRNSWLWQYYKQFGGAMPLPEDKLKSASQVPKDKTSENILYSHLTKGKTEEERASTRSPVQPPQNGEVREPSGESVRVAEPAASPGTGAENKEPVENKSQANARTVLDSLLFNNGTADARAAAALPGEWEAGAAEVLEHGDKFLAWLEASADPSVTRMHVHQLRALLHNLRARRTPAAALDPARRK